A genomic region of Anas acuta chromosome 1, bAnaAcu1.1, whole genome shotgun sequence contains the following coding sequences:
- the RBM17 gene encoding splicing factor 45 isoform X1: MSLYDDLGVETSDSKTEGWSKNFKLLQSQLQVKKAALTQAKSQRTKQTTVLAPVIDLKRGSSSDERQIVDTPPHVAAGLKDPVPSGFSAGDVLIPLADEYDPMFPNDYEKVVKRQREERQRQRELERQKEIEEREKRRKDRHEASGFSRRPDPDSDEDEDYERERRKRSMGGAAIAPPTSLVEKDKEPVASFPFEEESRPRAPSSKAAIPPPVYDEPDRPRSPTGPSNSFLANMGGTVAHKIMQKYGFREGQGLGKHEQGLSTALSVEKTSKRGGKIIVGDATEKADATKKTDSNPLTEILKCPTKVVLLRNMVGAGEVDEDLEVETKEECEKYGKVGKCVIFEIPGAPDDEAVRIFLEFERVESAIKAVVDLNGRYFGGRVVKACFYNLDKFRVLDLAEQV; the protein is encoded by the exons AgtcagagaacaaaacaaacaacagtccTTGCTCCAGTGATCGACCTGAAACGAGGCAGCTCTTCTGATGAGAGACAGATTGTGGACACTCCACCTCATGTAGCAGCTGGGTTAAAG GATCCTGTACCAAGTGGTTTCTCTGCGGGAGATGTATTGATTCCTTTGGCAGATGAGTATGATCCTATGTTTCCAAATGATTATGAAAAAGTAGTAAAGCGTCAGAGAGAGGAACGACAGAGGCAGCGTGAGCTGGAGAGGCAAAAGGAGattgaagaaagagaaaa AAGACGTAAAGACAGACATGAAGCCAGTGGGTTTTCAAGAAGACCAGATCCAGATtctgatgaagatgaagattacgaaagggagagaagaaaaagaa GTATGGGAGGGGCTGCTATTGCACCACCCACTTCTCTTGTTGAGAAGGACAAAGAAC ctgtagCATCATTCCCATTTGAAGAGGAGTCAAGACCTCGGGCACCATCTTCTAAAGCAGCTATTCCTCCTCCAGTGTATGATGAGCCAGACAGACCTCGTTCCCCCACGGGACCTAGCAACTCTTTCCTTGCTAACATGGG aggGACAGTAGCTCATAAAATCATGCAGAAGTATGGTTTCAGAGAGGGTCAGGGGCTGGGAAAGCATGAACaggggctgagcacagcactaTCTGTAGAGAAAACAAGCAAGAGGGGTGGCAAGATCATTGTTGGCGATGCTACAGAGAAAG CAGATGCAACCAAGAAAACGGATTCTAACCCGTTGACTGAGATACTGAAATGCCCAACTAAAGTGGTGTTACTAAGG AACATGGTAGGTGCTGGGGAGGTAGACGAAGATCTAGAAGTTGAAACAAAGGAAGAATGTGAAAAATACGGCAAGGTTGGGAAGTGTGTCATCTTTGAG attccTGGTGCCCCTGATGATGAAGCtgtaagaatatttttagaGTTTGAACGGGTTGAATCTGCAATCAAAG CTGTTGTGGATCTAAATGGAAGATACTTCGGAGGCCGAGTGGTGAAGGCTTGTTTCTACAACCTGGACAAGTTCAGAGTACTGGATCTGGCAGAGCAAGTTTGA
- the RBM17 gene encoding splicing factor 45 isoform X3: MSLYDDLGVETSDSKTEGWSKNFKLLQSQLQVKKAALTQAKSQRTKQTTVLAPVIDLKRGSSSDERQIVDTPPHVAAGLKDPVPSGFSAGDVLIPLADEYDPMFPNDYEKVVKRQREERQRQRELERQKEIEEREKRKDRHEASGFSRRPDPDSDEDEDYERERRKRSMGGAAIAPPTSLVEKDKEPVASFPFEEESRPRAPSSKAAIPPPVYDEPDRPRSPTGPSNSFLANMGGTVAHKIMQKYGFREGQGLGKHEQGLSTALSVEKTSKRGGKIIVGDATEKADATKKTDSNPLTEILKCPTKVVLLRNMVGAGEVDEDLEVETKEECEKYGKVGKCVIFEIPGAPDDEAVRIFLEFERVESAIKAVVDLNGRYFGGRVVKACFYNLDKFRVLDLAEQV; the protein is encoded by the exons AgtcagagaacaaaacaaacaacagtccTTGCTCCAGTGATCGACCTGAAACGAGGCAGCTCTTCTGATGAGAGACAGATTGTGGACACTCCACCTCATGTAGCAGCTGGGTTAAAG GATCCTGTACCAAGTGGTTTCTCTGCGGGAGATGTATTGATTCCTTTGGCAGATGAGTATGATCCTATGTTTCCAAATGATTATGAAAAAGTAGTAAAGCGTCAGAGAGAGGAACGACAGAGGCAGCGTGAGCTGGAGAGGCAAAAGGAGattgaagaaagagaaaa ACGTAAAGACAGACATGAAGCCAGTGGGTTTTCAAGAAGACCAGATCCAGATtctgatgaagatgaagattacgaaagggagagaagaaaaagaa GTATGGGAGGGGCTGCTATTGCACCACCCACTTCTCTTGTTGAGAAGGACAAAGAAC ctgtagCATCATTCCCATTTGAAGAGGAGTCAAGACCTCGGGCACCATCTTCTAAAGCAGCTATTCCTCCTCCAGTGTATGATGAGCCAGACAGACCTCGTTCCCCCACGGGACCTAGCAACTCTTTCCTTGCTAACATGGG aggGACAGTAGCTCATAAAATCATGCAGAAGTATGGTTTCAGAGAGGGTCAGGGGCTGGGAAAGCATGAACaggggctgagcacagcactaTCTGTAGAGAAAACAAGCAAGAGGGGTGGCAAGATCATTGTTGGCGATGCTACAGAGAAAG CAGATGCAACCAAGAAAACGGATTCTAACCCGTTGACTGAGATACTGAAATGCCCAACTAAAGTGGTGTTACTAAGG AACATGGTAGGTGCTGGGGAGGTAGACGAAGATCTAGAAGTTGAAACAAAGGAAGAATGTGAAAAATACGGCAAGGTTGGGAAGTGTGTCATCTTTGAG attccTGGTGCCCCTGATGATGAAGCtgtaagaatatttttagaGTTTGAACGGGTTGAATCTGCAATCAAAG CTGTTGTGGATCTAAATGGAAGATACTTCGGAGGCCGAGTGGTGAAGGCTTGTTTCTACAACCTGGACAAGTTCAGAGTACTGGATCTGGCAGAGCAAGTTTGA
- the RBM17 gene encoding splicing factor 45 isoform X2 yields MSLYDDLGVETSDSKTEGWSKNFKLLQSQLQVKKAALTQAKSQRTKQTTVLAPVIDLKRGSSSDERQIVDTPPHVAAGLKDPVPSGFSAGDVLIPLADEYDPMFPNDYEKVVKRQREERQRQRELERQKEIEEREKRRKDRHEASGFSRRPDPDSDEDEDYERERRKRSMGGAAIAPPTSLVEKDKEPVASFPFEEESRPRAPSSKAAIPPPVYDEPDRPRSPTGPSNSFLANMGGTVAHKIMQKYGFREGQGLGKHEQGLSTALSVEKTSKRGGKIIVGDATEKDATKKTDSNPLTEILKCPTKVVLLRNMVGAGEVDEDLEVETKEECEKYGKVGKCVIFEIPGAPDDEAVRIFLEFERVESAIKAVVDLNGRYFGGRVVKACFYNLDKFRVLDLAEQV; encoded by the exons AgtcagagaacaaaacaaacaacagtccTTGCTCCAGTGATCGACCTGAAACGAGGCAGCTCTTCTGATGAGAGACAGATTGTGGACACTCCACCTCATGTAGCAGCTGGGTTAAAG GATCCTGTACCAAGTGGTTTCTCTGCGGGAGATGTATTGATTCCTTTGGCAGATGAGTATGATCCTATGTTTCCAAATGATTATGAAAAAGTAGTAAAGCGTCAGAGAGAGGAACGACAGAGGCAGCGTGAGCTGGAGAGGCAAAAGGAGattgaagaaagagaaaa AAGACGTAAAGACAGACATGAAGCCAGTGGGTTTTCAAGAAGACCAGATCCAGATtctgatgaagatgaagattacgaaagggagagaagaaaaagaa GTATGGGAGGGGCTGCTATTGCACCACCCACTTCTCTTGTTGAGAAGGACAAAGAAC ctgtagCATCATTCCCATTTGAAGAGGAGTCAAGACCTCGGGCACCATCTTCTAAAGCAGCTATTCCTCCTCCAGTGTATGATGAGCCAGACAGACCTCGTTCCCCCACGGGACCTAGCAACTCTTTCCTTGCTAACATGGG aggGACAGTAGCTCATAAAATCATGCAGAAGTATGGTTTCAGAGAGGGTCAGGGGCTGGGAAAGCATGAACaggggctgagcacagcactaTCTGTAGAGAAAACAAGCAAGAGGGGTGGCAAGATCATTGTTGGCGATGCTACAGAGAAAG ATGCAACCAAGAAAACGGATTCTAACCCGTTGACTGAGATACTGAAATGCCCAACTAAAGTGGTGTTACTAAGG AACATGGTAGGTGCTGGGGAGGTAGACGAAGATCTAGAAGTTGAAACAAAGGAAGAATGTGAAAAATACGGCAAGGTTGGGAAGTGTGTCATCTTTGAG attccTGGTGCCCCTGATGATGAAGCtgtaagaatatttttagaGTTTGAACGGGTTGAATCTGCAATCAAAG CTGTTGTGGATCTAAATGGAAGATACTTCGGAGGCCGAGTGGTGAAGGCTTGTTTCTACAACCTGGACAAGTTCAGAGTACTGGATCTGGCAGAGCAAGTTTGA